The proteins below come from a single Comamonas antarctica genomic window:
- a CDS encoding GspH/FimT family pseudopilin, protein MKLRSSRFADLGTQRASGLTLVEVLVTLAIVALLMTLAVPSFKPMLDRWRVKQSVGALTDTIRLARSEAIKRGGNVVIQKLPNDTDGCTLAAAAGEWGCGWRVFVDSDGSGSYTTGDVILQTAQVPGGIQVRHVVSVAAIGVDRWGKMDGLNAKSFTIFPAPDGTASPATRTLCISAGGRIHDEEGATCPG, encoded by the coding sequence ATGAAGCTTCGATCCTCCCGCTTCGCAGACCTGGGCACACAGCGTGCATCCGGCCTGACGCTGGTCGAGGTCCTTGTGACTCTGGCCATCGTCGCGCTGCTGATGACGCTGGCCGTGCCCTCCTTCAAGCCCATGCTCGACCGCTGGCGCGTGAAGCAGAGCGTGGGCGCGCTCACCGACACCATCCGCCTGGCGCGCTCCGAGGCCATCAAGCGCGGCGGCAATGTGGTGATCCAGAAGCTGCCCAACGACACCGATGGCTGCACGCTCGCGGCCGCGGCCGGCGAGTGGGGCTGCGGCTGGCGCGTGTTCGTCGACAGCGACGGCAGCGGCAGCTACACCACCGGCGACGTGATACTGCAGACGGCCCAGGTACCGGGCGGCATCCAGGTCCGGCATGTCGTCAGCGTGGCGGCCATCGGGGTCGACCGCTGGGGCAAGATGGACGGACTCAACGCCAAGAGCTTCACGATCTTCCCTGCGCCCGACGGCACCGCCTCCCCGGCCACGCGCACGCTGTGCATCTCGGCCGGTGGACGCATCCACGACGAGGAGGGTGCGACATGCCCCGGCTGA
- a CDS encoding riboflavin synthase has translation MFTGIITGMGRIAAVQSLGDTPAHGKRLVIETPAGYLDDVGLGDSIALNGACMTVTTFDKAAQRFTVDISAESLDKTTGLAQTGPVNLEKALQAHDRLGGHLVSGHVDGLGRVTHFAPLGESWELRILAPADLARYVAYKGSITVNGVSLTVNQVRDQANGCELSINLIPHTVENTALGVLAEGSQVNLEIDLIARYVGRMMDRPAAAA, from the coding sequence ATGTTTACTGGAATCATCACCGGCATGGGGCGCATTGCCGCCGTGCAGTCGCTTGGCGACACCCCGGCCCACGGCAAGCGCCTGGTCATTGAAACCCCCGCCGGCTATCTCGACGATGTCGGCCTGGGCGACAGCATCGCGCTCAATGGCGCCTGCATGACCGTCACCACGTTCGACAAGGCCGCGCAGCGCTTCACCGTCGACATCTCGGCCGAGTCGCTCGACAAGACCACCGGCCTGGCGCAGACCGGCCCGGTCAACCTCGAAAAAGCCCTGCAGGCCCACGACCGCCTGGGCGGACACCTGGTCAGCGGCCACGTGGACGGCCTGGGCCGCGTGACCCACTTCGCGCCGCTGGGCGAAAGCTGGGAACTGCGCATCCTTGCGCCCGCCGACCTGGCGCGCTACGTCGCCTACAAGGGCTCGATCACCGTCAATGGCGTGAGCCTCACCGTCAACCAGGTGCGCGACCAGGCCAACGGTTGCGAGCTGAGCATCAACCTCATCCCGCATACCGTCGAGAACACTGCGCTGGGCGTGCTGGCCGAGGGCTCGCAGGTCAACCTCGAGATCGACCTGATCGCGCGCTATGTCGGCCGCATGATGGACCGGCCCGCGGCCGCTGCCTGA
- the rpsO gene encoding 30S ribosomal protein S15, with protein sequence MIASSIKAEVVKANARAENDTGSPEVQVALLTARINELTPHFKQHAKDHHGRRGLLRMVSRRRKLLDYLKSRDADRYTALIAKLGLRK encoded by the coding sequence ATGATCGCATCCTCTATCAAGGCCGAAGTTGTCAAGGCCAATGCCCGTGCCGAAAACGACACTGGCAGCCCCGAAGTGCAAGTCGCCCTGCTGACCGCACGCATCAACGAACTGACCCCCCACTTCAAGCAGCACGCCAAGGACCACCACGGTCGCCGCGGCCTGCTGCGCATGGTGAGCCGCCGCCGCAAGCTGCTGGACTACCTGAAGTCCCGCGACGCCGACCGCTACACCGCGCTGATCGCCAAGCTGGGCCTGCGCAAGTAA
- the ribD gene encoding bifunctional diaminohydroxyphosphoribosylaminopyrimidine deaminase/5-amino-6-(5-phosphoribosylamino)uracil reductase RibD, with the protein MTATPDFMQRALAQAAQALFLSNPNPRVGCVIVAPDGRTLLGEGHTQQVGGAHAEVMALRDAAARGNDVRGATAYVTLEPCAHQGRTGPCCDALVAAGIGRVVASLEDPNPLVAGEGFARLRAAGVAVEIGPGAEAARELNIGFFSRMQRGTPWVRMKAAASLDGTTALANGESQWITSPQARADGHAWRAQACAVLTGIGTVLQDDPRLDVRDIETPRQPHVVVVDSRLQMPLAARLWMPGRSCFIYTASDSAAKTQALQALGATVIHLPNAHGKVDLAAMLRDLGRRGLNELHVEAGYQLNGSLMRERLVDELLLYLAPKLLGSGRGICHIGPLAALAEGPELEFHDVARVGPDLRVRARLARRPAF; encoded by the coding sequence ATGACGGCCACACCTGACTTTATGCAACGCGCGCTGGCGCAAGCCGCCCAGGCGCTTTTCCTGAGCAACCCCAATCCACGCGTCGGCTGCGTGATCGTCGCGCCCGACGGCCGCACCCTGCTTGGCGAGGGCCACACCCAGCAGGTCGGCGGCGCGCATGCCGAAGTGATGGCGCTGCGCGATGCCGCGGCCCGCGGCAACGATGTGCGCGGCGCCACCGCCTATGTCACGCTCGAGCCCTGCGCCCACCAGGGCCGCACCGGCCCCTGCTGCGATGCGCTGGTGGCCGCCGGCATCGGCCGCGTCGTGGCCTCGCTGGAAGATCCCAATCCGCTGGTCGCAGGCGAGGGCTTTGCGCGGCTGCGCGCCGCCGGCGTGGCCGTGGAGATCGGGCCGGGTGCCGAGGCCGCGCGCGAACTCAACATCGGCTTTTTCAGCCGCATGCAGCGCGGCACACCCTGGGTGCGCATGAAGGCCGCAGCGTCGCTCGACGGCACCACGGCGCTGGCCAACGGCGAAAGCCAGTGGATCACCTCGCCGCAGGCGCGCGCCGACGGACATGCCTGGCGCGCCCAGGCCTGCGCGGTGCTGACCGGCATCGGCACCGTGCTGCAGGACGATCCGCGCCTCGACGTGCGCGATATCGAAACCCCGCGCCAGCCGCATGTGGTCGTTGTGGACAGCCGGCTGCAGATGCCGCTCGCTGCGCGGCTGTGGATGCCGGGCCGCAGCTGCTTCATCTACACTGCCAGCGACAGCGCCGCCAAGACCCAGGCCTTGCAGGCGCTGGGCGCGACGGTCATCCATCTGCCCAATGCGCATGGCAAGGTCGATCTGGCCGCGATGCTGCGCGACCTGGGCCGGCGCGGCCTCAACGAGCTGCATGTCGAGGCCGGCTACCAGCTCAACGGCTCGCTGATGCGCGAACGGCTGGTCGACGAACTGCTGCTGTATCTCGCGCCCAAGCTGCTGGGCTCGGGCCGCGGCATCTGCCATATCGGCCCGCTCGCGGCGCTGGCCGAGGGGCCGGAACTCGAATTCCACGATGTCGCGCGCGTCGGCCCGGACCTGCGCGTGCGCGCGCGGCTCGCCCGGCGGCCCGCATTCTGA
- a CDS encoding type IV pilin protein — protein MPPSSQRGFTLIEIMITVAIVGILSAVAIPSYQEYIRRGARAEARAGLLQAAQWMERAATVTGVYPTAASNGANFFPTGLGTVPSNRYAITLASTATTFTLTATPQNAQLGDKCGAFTLTHNGIRSNTSLASGTTSADCWNR, from the coding sequence ATGCCCCCATCCTCCCAACGCGGCTTCACCCTGATCGAGATCATGATCACCGTGGCGATCGTCGGCATCCTGTCGGCCGTGGCTATTCCCAGCTACCAGGAATACATACGCCGCGGCGCGCGCGCCGAAGCCCGCGCCGGGCTGCTGCAGGCGGCGCAGTGGATGGAACGCGCGGCCACCGTCACCGGGGTCTATCCCACAGCCGCCAGCAATGGCGCCAACTTCTTTCCCACGGGACTGGGCACGGTGCCATCCAACCGCTACGCCATCACGCTGGCGAGCACCGCCACGACGTTCACGCTGACGGCCACGCCGCAGAACGCCCAGCTCGGCGACAAATGCGGGGCCTTCACGCTCACCCACAACGGCATCCGCAGCAACACCAGCCTGGCCAGCGGCACCACCTCGGCCGACTGCTGGAACCGCTGA
- a CDS encoding phospholipase D family protein, which yields MPAAHIDQLASFSRARKLGWRSALCTVLLTVGLSACGSLPQDVVRPVSHALEQPAQTALGQWVSDRRAADKASPASAFLLLSGAPAAYGGRLALIEAAQKTLDLQYYAIHADVSSGRLLRELVAAAQRGVRVRILLDDFHSVGTNAQVLRLAYVPNIEMRLFNPLVGPRNSTAGRIFSTLTDFHRAQQRMHNKLFLADNAIGIAGGRNLGDAYFDQDESGNFVDLDVMAAGPIVKDLSRSFDSYWNNQRAYPVQSLVSREALERMESAEQARARKEGTQALETPAPKADEAAAEKSHTIWDQTAMDLDAASWIWARAVVLADEPTKIALEGEGPTPASGGSALGEAAAAMPEDGTRAAPLATPPGLRPGTATMPVRQGAGLAPAELQADTVVDGLLTLMGRAQRDLLVVSPYFVPGDDMKQAFAEATRRGVRVRVLTNSLASNDAPVAHAGYARHRKELLAMGVQLYEMRSEGAGLRDSLSSGSGAGASRAMLHSKVVVIDGSLVAVGSMNLDMRSQLQNTEIALLIASQPLGRVATENIEAGLTESAWKVELEDNKQLIWRAPQGSGLQDQHTEPDASLPLRLLLKLLGPLAPDHLL from the coding sequence ATGCCTGCTGCCCACATAGACCAGTTGGCCTCCTTTTCTCGCGCCCGCAAGCTGGGCTGGCGCAGCGCCCTTTGCACCGTGTTGCTGACCGTGGGCCTGAGCGCCTGCGGCAGCCTGCCCCAGGATGTGGTGCGTCCCGTCTCGCATGCCCTGGAGCAGCCCGCGCAGACGGCGCTGGGCCAATGGGTCAGCGACCGGCGCGCGGCCGACAAGGCATCGCCCGCGTCGGCCTTCCTGCTGCTGTCGGGAGCACCCGCGGCCTATGGCGGGCGGCTCGCGCTGATCGAGGCCGCGCAAAAGACGCTGGACCTGCAGTACTACGCCATCCATGCCGATGTCAGCTCCGGGCGCCTGCTGCGTGAACTGGTCGCAGCGGCGCAGCGCGGCGTGCGCGTGCGCATCCTGCTGGACGACTTCCACAGCGTCGGCACCAATGCCCAGGTGCTGCGCCTGGCCTATGTTCCCAACATCGAGATGCGGCTGTTCAATCCGCTGGTCGGGCCGCGCAACTCCACCGCAGGGCGGATATTCAGCACCCTCACCGACTTCCACCGCGCCCAGCAGCGCATGCACAACAAGCTGTTCCTGGCCGACAACGCCATCGGCATCGCGGGCGGGCGCAACCTGGGCGATGCCTATTTCGACCAGGATGAAAGCGGCAACTTCGTCGACCTCGACGTGATGGCCGCGGGCCCGATCGTCAAGGACCTGTCGCGCAGCTTCGACAGCTATTGGAACAACCAGCGCGCCTATCCCGTGCAGTCGCTGGTCAGCCGCGAGGCCCTGGAGCGCATGGAAAGCGCCGAGCAGGCGCGTGCGCGCAAGGAGGGCACGCAGGCGCTGGAAACGCCGGCGCCCAAGGCGGACGAAGCGGCCGCCGAGAAGTCCCATACCATCTGGGACCAGACCGCCATGGACCTCGACGCGGCGTCCTGGATCTGGGCGCGCGCCGTCGTGCTGGCCGATGAGCCGACCAAGATCGCGCTGGAAGGAGAAGGTCCGACGCCGGCTTCGGGTGGGAGCGCCCTGGGCGAGGCAGCGGCAGCGATGCCCGAGGACGGCACGCGCGCGGCCCCGCTGGCGACGCCGCCCGGCCTGCGCCCGGGCACGGCCACCATGCCGGTGCGCCAGGGCGCGGGCCTGGCGCCCGCCGAACTCCAGGCCGACACCGTGGTCGATGGGTTGCTGACGCTGATGGGCCGCGCGCAGCGCGACCTGCTGGTGGTCTCGCCCTACTTCGTGCCCGGCGACGACATGAAGCAGGCGTTTGCCGAGGCCACGCGGCGCGGCGTGCGCGTGCGCGTGCTGACCAATTCACTGGCCTCGAACGACGCTCCCGTGGCCCATGCCGGCTATGCGCGCCACCGCAAGGAACTGCTGGCCATGGGCGTGCAGCTCTATGAAATGCGCAGCGAAGGCGCGGGGCTGCGCGACAGCCTGTCGTCGGGCAGCGGAGCGGGCGCATCGCGCGCCATGCTGCACTCCAAGGTCGTGGTCATCGACGGCAGCCTGGTCGCGGTCGGCTCGATGAACCTCGACATGCGTTCGCAACTGCAGAACACCGAGATCGCGCTGCTGATCGCCAGCCAGCCGCTGGGACGCGTCGCCACGGAAAACATCGAAGCCGGCCTGACCGAGAGCGCCTGGAAGGTGGAACTGGAGGACAACAAGCAGCTGATCTGGCGCGCGCCGCAGGGCAGCGGCCTGCAGGACCAGCACACCGAGCCCGACGCCAGCCTGCCGCTGCGCCTCCTGCTCAAGCTGCTCGGTCCCCTGGCTCCGGACCATCTGCTCTGA
- a CDS encoding pilus assembly protein — protein sequence MSRISAFFGALVLVAAAGLLPATPAQAAQYSLVQYPAGTASREPAPNVIVSVDDSGSMGTSGINTLKAALRQTFSSENVADGLIRLSWQSMNSSCNTIPLNTTACKNSLKILQGTHRSNFLSWVETLTPSGGTPSHRMVRNAGDYLKRTDLGVNSPWAADPGTREAPVISCRRSYHIFMTDGAWNSGTSNTSQHVDADRDLAAYQAINNIGNLDNTRTTLGDGVTVYDPTAATSRLYKDDWGFNTTVTYERVCQLLIFCQDVARTTYGLNTLSDLAFHYWATDLQPGIANEIRPLIKKSGDETFTSGSGSSLRTTTLPQFWNPRNNPATWQHMTTYTIGFGSGASAWTGSPTFDGDTYAGELNRLITGDIAWPTPLCGTGNTGLGNNACDGSTGYSATAKDNNRRIELWHAALNGRGKFTPAPTADDLTRAFQEIVGTIVEDTSTPVTSFTSASSSVTRTGTSQYSSGYNAAGWTGYVRSDTLAQDSAAATPNPGWGLKTNTGTGLTTADKLDALSASDIANRLILTTATATLTNAAEAPVAFSFANLGTTQKAALKQTVLESDTTTAARVNYLRGDRSLESGGTVRTRNSRQGDIVNSALWYVGAPVSNYSFDNYRVFAAAQAARLPMVYVGGNDGMLHGFSAVNGAERIAYVPKGVIANLKDLASTSYTHRYYVDGSPFSGDVNLGNSSTPNWRTLLVGTLGAGGRGYFVLDITNPGSTATGSTAIASNFAASNAASLVLMDKTAAPGDTAVGDAADIGHVFAAPIVDDNNPQKSSQIVRLNNNRWAVVMGNGYNSANERPVLLLQYLDGARELKTLVAANSGTNATSNGLSAPRLVDIDGNGTPDVVYAGDLRGNLWKFDIGAADAAAWNVAFSGRPFYTAVYTSGNASSAQPITAAPIVRANDRGATGLMVAFGTGRNITEGDRTDVSVQSIYSLLDSTVYRIVSGRVAVDTTNGQPQPIGTGLGSLQQQTVSLTAIAGTDRTFYTVSQNTVAFTGSSARKGWYLNLPEAGERLLGEMSFFDGSNILEVLTEVPGSGSSVLEESCSPASTLPRRFRTFLNIMDGRKPTVQLIDTNGDGVYSITGDSGASRMTASIKESKVSNRSQEIRTGSDGVVDRFAKMPEQPLRPSWRQLR from the coding sequence ATGTCCAGGATCTCCGCCTTTTTCGGCGCGCTCGTGCTGGTGGCTGCCGCCGGCTTGCTGCCAGCCACGCCCGCGCAGGCCGCGCAGTACAGCCTGGTGCAGTATCCGGCCGGCACCGCCAGCCGCGAGCCCGCGCCCAACGTCATCGTGTCGGTCGATGACTCGGGCAGCATGGGCACCTCGGGCATCAACACGCTCAAGGCCGCGCTGCGCCAGACCTTTTCGTCGGAAAACGTGGCCGATGGCTTGATCCGCCTGAGCTGGCAGTCGATGAACAGCAGCTGCAACACCATCCCGCTCAACACCACCGCCTGCAAGAACAGCCTGAAGATCCTGCAGGGCACGCACCGCAGCAACTTCCTGAGCTGGGTCGAGACGCTCACGCCGTCGGGCGGCACGCCCTCGCACCGCATGGTCAGGAATGCCGGCGACTACCTCAAGCGCACCGACCTGGGCGTCAACAGCCCCTGGGCCGCCGACCCCGGCACGCGCGAGGCACCGGTGATCAGCTGCCGGCGCTCGTACCACATCTTCATGACCGACGGCGCCTGGAACAGCGGCACCTCGAACACCTCGCAGCACGTCGATGCCGACCGCGATCTGGCCGCCTACCAGGCCATCAACAACATCGGCAATCTCGACAACACGCGCACCACGCTGGGCGACGGCGTGACGGTCTACGACCCCACGGCTGCGACCTCGCGGCTCTACAAGGATGACTGGGGTTTCAACACCACCGTCACCTACGAACGCGTCTGTCAGCTGCTGATCTTCTGCCAGGACGTGGCGCGCACCACCTACGGCCTCAATACCCTGTCGGACCTGGCCTTCCATTACTGGGCCACCGACCTGCAGCCGGGCATTGCCAACGAGATCCGCCCGCTGATCAAGAAAAGCGGCGACGAAACCTTCACCTCGGGTTCGGGCAGCAGCCTGCGCACCACCACGCTGCCGCAGTTCTGGAATCCGAGGAACAACCCGGCCACCTGGCAGCACATGACCACCTACACCATCGGCTTCGGCTCGGGTGCCTCGGCCTGGACCGGCAGCCCGACCTTCGATGGCGATACCTATGCCGGCGAACTCAACCGGCTGATCACCGGCGACATCGCCTGGCCCACGCCACTGTGCGGCACCGGCAACACCGGGCTGGGCAACAATGCCTGCGACGGCAGCACCGGCTACTCCGCCACCGCCAAGGACAACAACCGGCGCATCGAGCTGTGGCATGCGGCGCTCAACGGCCGCGGCAAGTTCACGCCCGCGCCCACCGCCGACGACCTGACGCGGGCCTTCCAGGAAATCGTCGGCACCATCGTCGAGGACACCTCCACGCCCGTCACCAGTTTCACCAGCGCTTCCTCCTCGGTCACGCGCACCGGCACCTCGCAGTATTCGTCGGGCTACAACGCGGCCGGCTGGACGGGCTATGTGCGTTCCGACACGCTGGCCCAGGACTCGGCCGCCGCCACCCCCAACCCCGGCTGGGGCCTCAAAACCAACACCGGCACCGGCCTCACCACCGCCGACAAGCTTGACGCCCTGAGCGCCAGCGACATCGCCAACCGGCTGATCCTCACCACGGCGACGGCCACGCTCACCAACGCCGCGGAAGCCCCGGTGGCATTCAGCTTTGCCAACCTGGGCACCACGCAGAAAGCCGCGCTCAAGCAGACCGTCCTCGAAAGCGACACCACCACGGCCGCGCGCGTGAACTACCTGCGCGGCGACCGCAGCCTCGAGAGCGGCGGCACCGTGCGCACGCGCAACTCGCGCCAGGGCGATATCGTCAACTCGGCGCTCTGGTATGTGGGCGCGCCCGTCAGCAATTATTCCTTCGACAACTACCGCGTCTTTGCAGCCGCGCAAGCCGCGCGGCTGCCCATGGTCTATGTGGGCGGCAACGACGGCATGCTGCACGGGTTTTCCGCCGTCAATGGCGCCGAGCGCATCGCGTATGTCCCCAAGGGCGTCATCGCCAACCTCAAGGACCTGGCATCCACGAGCTATACCCACCGCTACTACGTCGACGGCTCGCCGTTCAGCGGCGATGTGAACCTGGGCAACAGCAGCACGCCCAACTGGCGCACGCTGCTGGTGGGCACGCTGGGCGCGGGCGGCAGAGGCTACTTCGTGCTGGACATCACCAACCCGGGCAGCACCGCCACCGGCTCCACGGCCATCGCCAGCAATTTCGCCGCCAGCAATGCGGCCAGCCTGGTGCTCATGGACAAGACCGCGGCCCCCGGCGACACCGCCGTGGGCGATGCCGCCGATATCGGCCATGTCTTCGCGGCGCCGATCGTCGACGACAACAACCCGCAGAAATCCAGCCAGATCGTGCGCCTGAACAACAACCGCTGGGCGGTGGTCATGGGCAATGGCTACAACAGCGCCAACGAACGCCCGGTGCTGCTGCTCCAGTACCTCGACGGCGCGCGCGAACTGAAGACCCTGGTGGCCGCAAACTCCGGCACCAATGCCACCAGCAACGGCCTGTCGGCGCCGCGTTTGGTGGACATCGACGGCAACGGCACGCCCGACGTCGTCTATGCGGGCGACCTGCGCGGCAACCTGTGGAAGTTCGATATCGGCGCGGCCGATGCCGCCGCCTGGAACGTGGCGTTCAGCGGCCGCCCGTTCTACACGGCCGTGTACACCTCGGGCAACGCCAGCAGCGCGCAGCCGATCACCGCCGCGCCCATCGTGCGCGCCAACGACCGCGGCGCCACGGGCTTGATGGTGGCCTTCGGCACGGGGCGCAACATCACCGAGGGCGACCGCACCGACGTGTCGGTGCAGAGCATCTACTCGCTGCTCGACAGCACGGTCTACCGCATCGTTTCCGGCCGGGTCGCGGTCGACACCACCAACGGCCAGCCCCAGCCCATCGGCACGGGCCTGGGCAGCCTGCAGCAGCAGACCGTGTCGCTCACGGCCATCGCCGGCACCGACCGCACCTTCTACACCGTCAGCCAGAACACCGTGGCCTTCACCGGCAGCAGCGCGCGCAAGGGCTGGTACCTGAACCTGCCCGAGGCGGGCGAACGCCTGCTCGGCGAAATGTCGTTCTTCGACGGCAGCAACATCCTCGAGGTGCTGACCGAGGTGCCGGGCTCGGGCAGCAGCGTGCTCGAGGAGAGCTGCTCGCCGGCATCGACGCTGCCCAGGCGCTTTCGCACCTTCCTGAACATCATGGACGGCCGCAAGCCCACGGTGCAGCTCATCGACACCAATGGCGACGGTGTCTACAGCATCACCGGCGACAGCGGTGCCTCGCGCATGACCGCGTCGATCAAGGAAAGCAAGGTCAGCAACCGCAGCCAGGAAATCCGCACCGGCTCGGACGGCGTGGTCGACCGGTTTGCCAAGATGCCCGAGCAGCCGCTGCGCCCCAGCTGGCGCCAGTTGCGCTGA
- a CDS encoding pilus assembly PilX family protein, producing MSASRQRQRGLSLLIVIVIVMLTMLMAVWGARTALFNELIVGNDADYQRSFEAAQAMLQDAELDILGQTADGSACQPSSSDGKICRRTASAWFVVEEKDVVSLLSTLESQSPVPCLQGICAKRTGKQDFWNDATLLGQMRNVGARYGEFTGARKAAGSNPILQATAAGQGAWYWVEVMPYATSSTGLITNSGAAAKLELNLNPAVVYRITAVAQGLKDSTQVVLQSTLARQKLKD from the coding sequence ATGAGCGCTTCACGCCAGCGCCAGCGCGGCCTGTCCCTCTTGATCGTCATCGTCATCGTCATGCTGACGATGCTGATGGCGGTGTGGGGCGCGCGCACGGCGCTGTTCAACGAGCTGATCGTCGGCAACGATGCCGACTACCAGCGCAGCTTCGAGGCCGCGCAGGCCATGCTGCAGGACGCCGAACTCGACATCCTGGGGCAGACCGCCGACGGCAGCGCCTGCCAGCCGAGCAGCAGCGACGGCAAGATCTGCCGGCGCACCGCCAGCGCGTGGTTCGTCGTCGAGGAAAAGGATGTCGTGAGCCTGCTGTCGACGCTCGAATCCCAGTCCCCCGTGCCCTGCCTGCAGGGCATCTGCGCCAAGCGCACCGGCAAGCAGGATTTCTGGAACGATGCGACGCTGCTGGGGCAGATGCGCAACGTCGGCGCGCGCTACGGCGAGTTCACCGGCGCGCGCAAGGCCGCCGGCAGCAATCCCATCCTGCAGGCCACGGCCGCGGGCCAGGGCGCGTGGTACTGGGTCGAGGTCATGCCCTACGCCACCAGCAGCACCGGCCTGATCACCAATTCGGGCGCCGCCGCCAAGCTCGAGCTCAACCTCAATCCCGCCGTCGTCTACCGCATCACCGCCGTGGCCCAGGGCCTCAAGGACAGCACCCAGGTAGTGCTGCAGTCGACGCTGGCACGGCAGAAACTCAAGGACTGA
- the pilV gene encoding type IV pilus modification protein PilV — MPRLKQQGITLVESLVAIVVMALGVLGILGVQMRTLADTQTSVRRAQAVRLIEDLSERIRANPGGLSQLASYVMDQPAPAAPPTAQDVAALQTLQTTCSTNACTSGQLVTRDRALWLATVQQSLPLGNARVFVVDSENVAVDRRQLGVMISWRENERAMDDSSYTAALQSPDSTASGVGCPTGRSCHLQYIQPGARCIPYGASGTAQVMCPD, encoded by the coding sequence ATGCCCCGGCTGAAGCAGCAAGGCATCACGCTGGTCGAGTCGCTGGTGGCGATCGTCGTGATGGCGCTGGGCGTGCTGGGCATACTGGGCGTGCAGATGCGCACGCTGGCCGACACCCAGACCAGCGTGCGCCGCGCCCAGGCAGTGCGGCTGATCGAGGACCTGAGCGAACGCATCCGCGCCAATCCCGGCGGCCTGTCGCAGCTGGCCAGCTATGTCATGGACCAGCCGGCGCCCGCCGCGCCGCCCACGGCCCAGGACGTGGCGGCACTGCAGACCTTGCAAACCACCTGCAGCACGAATGCCTGCACCAGTGGCCAGCTGGTCACGCGCGACCGCGCGCTGTGGCTGGCCACGGTGCAGCAGAGTCTGCCGCTGGGAAATGCACGGGTGTTTGTGGTGGACAGTGAAAACGTCGCCGTCGACCGGCGCCAGCTGGGCGTCATGATCAGCTGGCGCGAGAACGAGCGCGCCATGGACGACAGCAGCTACACCGCCGCGCTCCAGTCGCCCGACAGCACGGCCAGCGGCGTGGGCTGCCCCACGGGCCGCAGCTGCCACCTGCAGTACATCCAGCCCGGCGCGCGCTGCATTCCCTATGGCGCCTCGGGCACGGCCCAGGTCATGTGCCCGGATTGA
- a CDS encoding PilW family protein — translation MRRPSSPSPMRGQRGLTLVELLVGLAIGLMTIAVAIGTLVISRQVSGSVSEASQLQQQAAQAFRSIGQQARQAGSLRLNLAYAKDSSQSVDLADPVAFEVPTGVTTVGGVDTAAGSQDQLTLAYQDYTEELVGSSTAQSQFRDCLGQAGAGTPSVVRSGYSLDKPSGATRGELDCRGSAGSAQPIIENVADFRVRFLLQGGDFGNPTMRYRTAGTLAAADWPHVQAIEVCLEMEGNENLPATTVPYLNCANQSVVRGQKLRMVLRNTYQIRSQGRPTGVTP, via the coding sequence ATGCGCCGCCCTTCTTCGCCCTCCCCGATGCGTGGCCAGCGCGGCCTGACCCTGGTCGAGCTGCTGGTCGGACTGGCCATCGGCCTGATGACCATTGCCGTGGCCATAGGCACGCTGGTCATCTCGCGCCAGGTCTCGGGCTCGGTCAGCGAGGCAAGCCAGTTGCAGCAGCAGGCCGCGCAGGCGTTCCGCAGCATCGGCCAGCAGGCGCGCCAGGCTGGCTCGCTGCGCCTGAACCTCGCCTATGCCAAGGACAGCAGCCAGAGCGTGGACCTGGCCGACCCGGTGGCGTTCGAAGTACCGACCGGCGTGACGACCGTGGGCGGCGTGGATACCGCCGCCGGCAGCCAGGACCAGCTCACGCTGGCCTACCAGGACTACACCGAAGAGCTGGTCGGCAGCAGTACCGCGCAGTCCCAGTTCCGTGATTGCCTGGGCCAGGCCGGCGCGGGCACGCCCAGCGTCGTGCGCAGCGGCTACTCGCTCGACAAGCCGTCCGGCGCCACCCGCGGCGAACTCGACTGCCGCGGCAGCGCCGGCAGCGCCCAGCCGATCATCGAGAACGTCGCGGACTTCCGCGTGCGCTTCCTTCTGCAGGGCGGCGACTTCGGCAACCCGACCATGCGCTACCGCACCGCCGGCACGCTGGCGGCCGCGGACTGGCCGCATGTGCAGGCCATCGAGGTCTGCCTCGAGATGGAAGGCAACGAGAACCTGCCGGCCACCACCGTGCCCTACCTGAACTGCGCCAACCAGAGCGTGGTGCGCGGCCAGAAGCTGCGCATGGTGCTGCGCAACACCTACCAGATCCGCAGCCAGGGCCGGCCCACCGGGGTCACGCCATGA